In Streptomyces sp. DG2A-72, one genomic interval encodes:
- a CDS encoding alpha/beta fold hydrolase → MNRRIKATAIAALSSVVAGAALIACDGPASTAEKTAGKVTEESAEKNLGDEDRDGDQFSGTKKIRVGKHSVNVSCSGNATEDKPLVMLMAGGGDGLDTMADLQKTLSEKGRVCSYDRLGEGKSDQPNGTQTIDDSAKILTGVLDRLAGDRSVVLVGHSLGGYIAARYAPDHPDRIKGLVLMDATIPALTADISKAIPESATGMAAELRDQTIAVNEGQNPEQFIIADTKVRSAGKIPVQIIKHESQYAEVPEYGPALETMWSKGQQQWRALSSRSTLSTAAGTGHYIHVDRPDIAVEAIQRVAAQAAQAAGNKR, encoded by the coding sequence ATGAACCGCAGGATCAAGGCAACCGCCATCGCCGCACTCTCCTCCGTCGTGGCCGGCGCCGCGCTCATCGCCTGCGACGGACCCGCGTCGACCGCGGAGAAGACCGCCGGCAAGGTCACCGAGGAGAGCGCGGAGAAGAACCTCGGGGACGAGGACCGGGACGGAGACCAGTTCTCCGGCACCAAGAAGATCCGGGTCGGAAAGCACTCCGTGAACGTCTCCTGCTCGGGCAACGCGACGGAGGACAAGCCTCTCGTGATGCTGATGGCCGGCGGGGGCGACGGGCTGGACACCATGGCCGACCTGCAGAAGACACTGAGTGAGAAGGGCAGGGTCTGCTCCTACGACCGGCTCGGCGAGGGCAAGAGCGACCAGCCGAACGGCACCCAGACCATCGACGACAGCGCCAAGATCCTCACCGGCGTCCTCGACCGCCTCGCCGGTGACCGCTCCGTCGTCCTGGTCGGCCACTCGCTGGGCGGGTACATCGCCGCCCGGTACGCCCCCGACCACCCGGACCGGATCAAGGGACTGGTGCTCATGGATGCCACCATCCCCGCCCTGACCGCCGACATTTCGAAGGCGATCCCCGAGTCGGCCACCGGCATGGCGGCCGAACTGCGCGACCAGACCATTGCGGTCAACGAGGGGCAGAACCCGGAGCAGTTCATCATCGCCGACACTAAGGTCCGCTCCGCCGGGAAGATCCCGGTGCAGATCATCAAGCACGAGTCCCAGTACGCCGAGGTCCCCGAGTACGGGCCCGCGCTGGAAACGATGTGGTCCAAGGGCCAGCAGCAGTGGCGCGCGCTGTCCTCCCGCAGCACGCTCAGCACCGCCGCGGGGACCGGCCACTACATCCACGTCGACCGCCCAGACATCGCCGTCGAGGCCATCCAGCGCGTCGCCGCACAGGCCGCACAGGCCGCCGGGAACAAGCGCTAG
- a CDS encoding sensor histidine kinase, with product MTAWYLVLGPLLLAASFLPSLQSHGTQLGGVPNRPFDALAVVVIALESLPLMMCRRWPLACVALVSVGFAMDQLLGYHSLAGTALALALLGAGSRAEQHRRATVLALSVAYVPLAVVLSRLGSGESTSGFVMFYVATALVWGMGAWLRAARIAEAERRRRVAEETRTAERTRIARELHDVVTHHVTAMVVQTEAARYLTSAPERLEQALTAVSETGRQAIGDLRHLLDLLNPDHSTQPTEDRTAHAGTLGTLVEQTRRAGQPVEFTEEGTPPESTGSAHLVAYRVVQEALTNALKYAHGIRTSVMVRHGDKEITVEVTTEASGSRATSPGGSGRGLAGLRERVDVLGGEFSAGRRTGGGFVVRARIPAKGPS from the coding sequence GTGACGGCCTGGTACCTCGTCCTCGGCCCGCTGCTGCTGGCAGCGTCCTTCCTCCCCTCGCTGCAGAGCCACGGCACACAACTCGGCGGTGTCCCGAACCGGCCCTTCGACGCGCTGGCCGTGGTGGTCATCGCCCTGGAGAGCCTCCCGCTGATGATGTGCCGCCGGTGGCCGCTGGCCTGCGTGGCACTGGTGTCGGTGGGCTTCGCCATGGACCAACTGCTCGGCTACCACTCGCTGGCCGGTACGGCGCTGGCCCTCGCGCTGCTGGGCGCCGGGTCCCGAGCGGAACAGCACCGCCGCGCCACCGTCCTCGCCCTCTCCGTGGCGTACGTACCGCTGGCCGTCGTCCTCTCCCGGCTCGGCTCTGGCGAGTCGACGAGCGGGTTCGTGATGTTCTACGTGGCGACGGCCCTGGTCTGGGGCATGGGGGCGTGGCTGCGCGCCGCCCGCATCGCGGAAGCCGAACGCCGGCGCCGCGTCGCCGAGGAGACCCGCACCGCCGAACGCACCCGCATCGCCCGCGAGTTGCACGACGTGGTGACCCACCATGTGACGGCGATGGTCGTGCAGACCGAGGCGGCCCGCTATCTGACCTCCGCTCCCGAGCGCCTCGAACAAGCCCTGACCGCCGTCTCTGAAACCGGCCGGCAGGCCATCGGCGACCTGCGGCACCTGCTCGACCTGCTCAACCCCGACCACAGCACGCAGCCGACCGAGGACAGGACTGCGCATGCCGGCACCCTCGGCACCCTGGTGGAACAGACGCGCAGGGCGGGCCAGCCGGTGGAGTTCACCGAGGAGGGCACCCCGCCGGAGTCCACCGGCAGCGCCCACCTGGTGGCCTACCGCGTGGTGCAGGAGGCCCTGACGAACGCCCTCAAGTACGCCCACGGCATTCGCACTTCGGTTATGGTGCGCCACGGCGACAAGGAGATAACCGTGGAAGTCACTACGGAGGCATCCGGCTCGCGGGCGACATCCCCCGGCGGCAGCGGACGTGGCCTGGCCGGGCTGCGGGAGCGGGTCGACGTCCTGGGTGGCGAGTTCAGCGCGGGCCGGCGCACGGGCGGCGGGTTCGTGGTGCGGGCGCGCATCCCCGCCAAGGGCCCGTCGTGA
- a CDS encoding MazG-like family protein yields the protein MTDQCASPETSADFWTDIDALWTWLDENQAHGDQEGLLLRMLKLSEEVGEVAQAVIGATSQNPRKGTTHTGEDVQSELCDVVITALVALRTLTPDTREVFTRHLARVKERSLGGS from the coding sequence ATGACTGATCAGTGCGCCTCCCCCGAGACCTCCGCCGACTTCTGGACCGACATCGACGCCCTGTGGACCTGGCTGGACGAGAACCAGGCGCACGGCGACCAGGAGGGCCTGCTGCTGCGCATGCTCAAGCTGTCGGAGGAGGTCGGCGAGGTCGCCCAGGCCGTGATCGGCGCGACCAGCCAGAACCCGCGCAAGGGGACGACTCACACCGGGGAGGACGTCCAGTCGGAACTCTGCGACGTGGTGATCACGGCGCTGGTGGCGCTGCGCACGCTGACTCCGGACACGCGTGAGGTGTTCACGCGGCATCTGGCGAGGGTGAAGGAGCGTTCGCTGGGCGGGTCCTGA
- a CDS encoding EcsC family protein, giving the protein MSTPQYPSSPRPSDYELDAWHAIQQFKGRPLSRGMRNAGEQVANGVAELGKRAAKQLENRPRAKSAVSRGQEIVAKGAQKVGAGARGAADALPGWSGTAVQSIRQTVGRVSRAGLSSKRVVTLHKKRGHDVASLPDLRRLDLEQIDAVRGRAVNWYYPAAAAVSGAGAGLVISGGELVIAASAGAAAAPSAGAIAGAFAADTAAVLGLASRAVGHVSLFYGYDPEEPAEKLFVMSVVNVGTASSATSKNAAMADISRLTQALFRGKTWEVLNGAVVTKVSQQFAKAFGFRLTKKGLGKAVPAFGIVVGGTLNWTTLEGIVDAAEMAYRRRFLLEKYPHLADEEASGSFVDTGPDIPDDADEEISLLDEIAEAGGPNLH; this is encoded by the coding sequence ATGAGCACCCCGCAGTACCCGTCCAGTCCGCGTCCCTCGGACTACGAGCTCGACGCATGGCATGCCATCCAGCAGTTCAAGGGCCGCCCACTGTCGCGAGGGATGAGAAACGCCGGCGAGCAAGTGGCCAACGGCGTCGCGGAACTCGGCAAGCGTGCCGCGAAGCAACTGGAGAACCGCCCACGGGCGAAGTCGGCGGTTTCGCGTGGACAGGAAATCGTCGCCAAGGGCGCTCAAAAGGTCGGCGCTGGGGCGCGCGGAGCCGCCGATGCCCTGCCGGGCTGGAGCGGTACCGCCGTGCAGTCCATACGGCAGACGGTGGGGCGGGTCTCGCGAGCGGGACTCTCCTCCAAGCGGGTGGTGACGCTACACAAGAAGCGCGGGCACGACGTCGCGTCGCTGCCCGATCTGCGCCGCCTCGACCTCGAACAGATCGACGCGGTCCGTGGACGGGCGGTGAACTGGTACTACCCGGCCGCCGCGGCGGTCTCGGGAGCGGGTGCCGGACTAGTGATCTCCGGAGGGGAGCTCGTCATCGCCGCCTCCGCCGGCGCCGCGGCAGCGCCTTCAGCAGGTGCGATCGCGGGGGCTTTTGCTGCCGATACCGCAGCCGTACTCGGACTCGCGTCCCGCGCCGTCGGCCATGTCTCGCTGTTCTACGGCTACGACCCCGAGGAGCCTGCCGAGAAGCTCTTCGTGATGTCTGTCGTCAATGTCGGGACGGCAAGTTCGGCCACCTCCAAGAACGCCGCGATGGCCGACATCTCTCGGCTCACCCAGGCGCTCTTCCGCGGCAAGACGTGGGAGGTCCTGAACGGCGCGGTTGTCACCAAGGTTTCCCAGCAGTTCGCGAAGGCGTTCGGCTTTCGACTCACCAAGAAAGGACTCGGCAAGGCCGTACCCGCATTCGGGATCGTCGTCGGAGGCACCCTCAACTGGACCACTCTGGAGGGGATCGTCGACGCCGCCGAGATGGCGTACAGGCGGCGGTTCCTCCTGGAGAAGTACCCGCATCTCGCTGACGAGGAGGCATCCGGATCATTTGTCGACACCGGCCCGGACATCCCGGACGACGCCGACGAGGAGATCAGCTTGCTCGACGAGATAGCCGAGGCGGGCGGACCCAACCTCCACTGA
- a CDS encoding response regulator transcription factor — MTEPIRVVVCDDQLLVRMGLVTIIDAQPDMEVAGECGDGQAAVDLVGRLCPDVVVMDIRMPGLDGIGATRLLAGSGVPHPAKVLVVTTFNLDEYVYEALRAGASGFLLKDAPPDRLLHGIRTVAMGAALLDPDVTRQLVGKYAARIRPAEDGPARDIPLTPRELEVLRLIADGLSNSEIAAALLISRETVKTFVSRILTKLGLRDRVQAVVYAYRHGLVT, encoded by the coding sequence GTGACAGAGCCGATCCGGGTCGTGGTCTGCGACGACCAACTACTGGTCCGCATGGGGCTGGTGACGATCATCGACGCCCAGCCCGACATGGAGGTGGCCGGCGAGTGCGGCGACGGACAGGCCGCCGTCGATCTCGTCGGCCGGCTGTGTCCGGACGTCGTCGTGATGGACATCCGTATGCCGGGACTCGACGGCATCGGGGCCACCCGGCTGCTGGCCGGGTCCGGGGTGCCGCACCCCGCCAAGGTGCTCGTGGTGACGACGTTCAACCTCGACGAGTACGTCTACGAGGCGCTGCGCGCCGGAGCCAGCGGGTTCCTGCTCAAGGACGCGCCGCCGGACCGGCTGCTGCACGGCATCCGCACCGTGGCCATGGGCGCCGCCCTGCTGGACCCCGACGTGACACGTCAACTGGTGGGCAAGTACGCCGCCCGTATCCGTCCCGCCGAGGACGGCCCGGCCCGGGACATTCCGCTGACCCCCCGCGAACTGGAGGTCCTGCGGCTGATCGCGGACGGCCTGTCCAACAGCGAGATCGCCGCGGCCCTGCTGATCAGCCGGGAAACCGTCAAGACGTTCGTCTCCCGCATCCTCACCAAGCTCGGCCTCCGCGACCGCGTCCAGGCCGTCGTCTACGCCTACCGGCACGGGCTGGTGACCTGA
- a CDS encoding nuclear transport factor 2 family protein: MTIQPKNLSDPAVRDFVTAVNAHDRDAFLALLTPDATMADDGSDRDLDEWINREIFDSHGHMEVDRESDGGRALVARYSNDTWGEMRTQWRFDVDDSGKIRRFETGQA; the protein is encoded by the coding sequence ATGACGATTCAGCCCAAGAACCTCAGCGACCCGGCCGTCCGGGACTTCGTCACCGCCGTCAACGCGCACGACCGCGATGCCTTCCTCGCGCTCCTCACCCCGGACGCGACGATGGCGGACGACGGCTCCGACCGTGACCTCGACGAGTGGATCAACCGGGAGATCTTCGACTCCCACGGCCACATGGAGGTCGACCGCGAGTCCGACGGCGGCCGTGCCCTCGTCGCCCGCTACAGCAACGACACCTGGGGCGAGATGCGCACCCAGTGGCGCTTCGACGTCGACGACAGCGGCAAGATCCGGCGCTTCGAGACCGGCCAGGCGTGA
- a CDS encoding aldo/keto reductase, which translates to METISHTRTLGRTGIEVSALGFGCWAIGGEWQDPDGQPLGWGTVDDEESVRAVRRALDLGVTFFDTADTYGAGHSERVLGRALGKRRADVVLATKWGNIFDEETRTLTGSDDSPAYARRALTASLRRLDTDYVDLYQLHLSDADPDKAAELRETCEEFVSEGLIRSYAWSTDDPARAAVFAEGAHCAAVQHRLNILQDAPEMLALCEELGLASINRSPLAMGLLTGKRAAGQALEAGDIRSTPPAWLPGFSQGAGADPEWVQRVDALKDILTSGGRTLAQGALAWIWARSPRTVPIPGFRTVAQAEQNAGALAHGPLAAAQLAEIDGILGR; encoded by the coding sequence ATGGAGACGATCTCGCACACCAGGACCCTCGGCCGCACCGGCATCGAAGTCAGCGCCCTCGGCTTCGGCTGCTGGGCCATCGGCGGTGAGTGGCAGGACCCGGACGGGCAGCCGCTCGGCTGGGGCACGGTCGACGACGAGGAGTCCGTACGGGCCGTCCGGCGCGCCCTCGACCTCGGCGTCACCTTCTTCGACACCGCTGACACCTACGGCGCCGGACACAGCGAGCGCGTCCTCGGCCGGGCGCTCGGCAAGCGCCGCGCCGACGTGGTCCTCGCCACCAAGTGGGGCAACATCTTCGACGAGGAGACCCGCACCCTCACCGGCAGCGACGACTCCCCGGCCTACGCCCGCCGCGCCCTGACCGCCTCCCTGCGCCGCCTCGACACCGACTACGTCGACCTCTACCAACTGCACCTCTCCGACGCCGACCCCGACAAGGCCGCCGAACTCCGCGAGACATGCGAGGAGTTCGTGAGCGAGGGGCTCATACGGTCGTACGCCTGGAGCACCGACGACCCCGCCCGCGCCGCAGTCTTCGCTGAGGGCGCTCACTGTGCCGCCGTACAGCATCGGCTCAACATCCTCCAGGACGCCCCCGAAATGCTCGCCCTGTGCGAGGAGTTGGGGCTCGCCAGCATCAACCGCAGCCCGCTGGCGATGGGGTTGCTGACCGGGAAGCGGGCCGCCGGGCAGGCGCTCGAGGCCGGGGACATCCGCAGCACTCCGCCCGCCTGGCTGCCCGGTTTCTCGCAGGGTGCGGGCGCGGACCCGGAGTGGGTGCAGCGGGTCGACGCGCTCAAGGACATCCTCACCAGCGGCGGCCGTACGCTCGCCCAGGGCGCCCTCGCCTGGATCTGGGCGCGCAGCCCGCGCACCGTGCCGATCCCGGGGTTCCGTACGGTTGCCCAGGCCGAGCAGAACGCCGGCGCGCTCGCCCATGGGCCGCTCGCCGCCGCCCAGTTGGCCGAGATCGACGGCATCCTGGGGCGGTGA
- a CDS encoding CPBP family intramembrane glutamic endopeptidase yields MRFIWQLLAVVAISFAGGQGLAAVDGNPWLQLVVGSLAAVLAIFVYGWVVRRTEHRPSTEVGMEGAAPAVGRGLLIGAAMFSAVIVNLFSSGQYEVDGLGSPTGAVGLFGFMAAAAVTEEVLYRGVLFRIVEEHTGTWIALILTGLLFGASHLLNPHASLWGAFAIAIEAGGMLTAAYVATRRLWVPIGVHFGWNFAASGIFSTEVSGNDTPQGLLNSSMSGPELLTGGDFGPEGSVYAILFGVLVTIAFMWLAHRRGHVVPRRRTDRNDATTRLVR; encoded by the coding sequence ATGAGGTTCATCTGGCAGCTTCTGGCCGTCGTGGCAATTTCGTTCGCAGGCGGTCAGGGCCTTGCCGCGGTGGACGGAAATCCGTGGCTTCAACTGGTCGTCGGCAGCCTGGCCGCCGTACTCGCGATATTCGTCTACGGCTGGGTGGTGCGACGGACCGAGCACCGCCCGTCCACGGAAGTGGGGATGGAGGGCGCCGCCCCCGCGGTCGGCCGGGGCCTGCTGATCGGTGCCGCGATGTTCTCGGCCGTCATCGTGAACCTCTTCTCCTCCGGGCAGTACGAGGTCGACGGCCTCGGATCGCCGACGGGCGCAGTGGGACTGTTCGGCTTCATGGCCGCCGCCGCCGTGACGGAGGAAGTCCTCTACCGGGGTGTGCTGTTCCGCATCGTCGAGGAACACACCGGCACCTGGATCGCGCTGATCCTCACCGGCCTGCTCTTCGGCGCGTCGCACCTGCTCAACCCGCACGCGAGCCTCTGGGGCGCCTTCGCCATCGCGATCGAGGCCGGTGGCATGCTCACCGCCGCGTACGTCGCCACCCGTAGGCTGTGGGTGCCGATCGGCGTGCACTTCGGCTGGAACTTCGCCGCGTCCGGCATCTTCAGCACCGAGGTCTCCGGCAACGACACCCCGCAGGGCCTGCTGAACTCCTCGATGTCGGGCCCGGAACTGCTCACTGGCGGCGACTTCGGCCCGGAGGGCAGTGTGTACGCGATCCTGTTCGGCGTGCTCGTGACGATCGCGTTCATGTGGCTGGCCCACCGGCGCGGCCACGTGGTGCCCCGCCGACGCACCGACCGGAACGACGCCACCACTAGGCTCGTCCGGTGA
- a CDS encoding DoxX family protein, whose amino-acid sequence MTCYDRRDLGLLLLRLGTGGVLAAHGAQKLFGWFGGHGIEGTGQFMESVGYRPGKASATAAGLAEWGGGTLLALGLATPAAGAAAAGGMAGAATVHMPNGFFNQEGGYEYAATLGLAATGIAVAGPGRLSLDHALGHVFDRGWMVPAALGATAAMTALVIGARNKRLDEAKKEEQAEQFGEQDALFGE is encoded by the coding sequence GTGACCTGTTACGACCGACGAGATCTGGGCCTGCTGCTGCTCCGACTGGGTACCGGCGGAGTGCTGGCCGCGCATGGCGCGCAGAAGCTGTTCGGCTGGTTCGGCGGACACGGGATCGAGGGGACCGGCCAGTTCATGGAGTCCGTCGGCTACCGGCCCGGCAAGGCCAGCGCCACGGCGGCGGGGCTGGCCGAGTGGGGCGGCGGCACGCTGCTGGCGCTGGGCCTGGCCACCCCGGCGGCGGGTGCGGCGGCGGCCGGCGGGATGGCGGGCGCGGCCACGGTGCACATGCCGAACGGCTTCTTCAACCAGGAGGGCGGCTACGAGTACGCCGCGACCCTGGGCCTGGCCGCGACCGGCATCGCGGTGGCGGGCCCCGGACGCCTCTCCCTCGACCACGCGCTCGGGCATGTCTTCGACCGCGGCTGGATGGTCCCGGCGGCACTCGGGGCGACGGCGGCGATGACGGCACTGGTCATCGGGGCGCGGAACAAGAGGCTGGACGAGGCGAAGAAGGAGGAGCAGGCGGAACAGTTCGGGGAGCAGGATGCCCTGTTCGGGGAGTAG
- a CDS encoding SDR family oxidoreductase, with the protein MNPMQMNRQTGDETRVAVVTGAGSGIGRAVAVELLRAGWSVALAGRHPETLEETAALAPDAAAIAVRTDVSQPEDVTALFAATTDRFGRVDLLFNNAGTFGPGGVPVEELPYDAWRHVVDTNLNGAFLCAQAAYRQMKEQDPQGGRIINNGSISAHTPRPRSVAYTATKHALTGLTKSLSLDGRPYNIAVGQIDIGNAATDMTARMQTGALQANGEVAPEPVMDVADVARTVRHMAELPLEANVQFATVLATAMPYVGRG; encoded by the coding sequence ATGAACCCCATGCAAATGAACAGGCAGACCGGCGACGAGACACGCGTCGCGGTGGTGACCGGCGCAGGCTCCGGCATCGGCCGCGCCGTCGCGGTGGAACTGCTGCGCGCCGGCTGGTCGGTAGCGCTGGCCGGCCGACACCCCGAGACCCTGGAGGAGACCGCGGCGCTCGCACCCGACGCCGCCGCCATCGCCGTACGGACGGATGTGTCACAACCGGAAGACGTCACCGCACTGTTCGCCGCGACCACGGACCGGTTCGGGCGGGTGGACCTGCTGTTCAACAACGCGGGAACGTTCGGCCCCGGCGGGGTACCCGTGGAGGAGCTGCCGTACGACGCCTGGCGGCACGTCGTGGACACCAACCTCAACGGGGCGTTCCTGTGCGCGCAGGCGGCGTACCGGCAGATGAAGGAGCAGGACCCGCAGGGCGGCCGGATCATCAACAACGGGTCGATCTCCGCCCATACGCCCCGCCCGCGCTCCGTCGCCTACACGGCGACCAAGCACGCGCTGACCGGCCTGACGAAGTCACTGTCGCTGGACGGGCGGCCGTACAACATCGCGGTCGGACAGATCGACATCGGCAACGCGGCGACGGACATGACGGCCCGGATGCAGACGGGGGCGTTGCAGGCGAACGGCGAGGTCGCACCGGAGCCGGTGATGGATGTGGCCGATGTGGCGCGCACGGTGCGGCACATGGCGGAGCTCCCGCTGGAGGCGAATGTGCAGTTCGCGACGGTGCTGGCGACGGCGATGCCGTACGTCGGACGCGGCTGA
- a CDS encoding alkaline phosphatase, which yields MTSAARQSQHTPELRAVARHLGRRRFLTVTGAAAALAFAVNLPGAGTASAAELDAAQIADDPFTLGVASGDPQPGSVLLWTRLAPAPFQPDSGLPAARVTVQWEVARDENFRRIARRGAATAHPEFHHTVHVAVDGLDEGRVYYYRFRVGRWISPTGRTRTAPGHGSKVSALTFGVVSCQRYDQAYFTAYRHLAEDDVDLVFHLGDYLYEYPVSSVGGARAYPAGTLPDLLNRETVTLEDYRLRYALYKSDADLATAHAAHPFIVTWDDHETENNYADDIPENSVPPEEFLIRRAAAYRAYWENMPLRRPQLPDGPDLQLYRRLHWGRLAQFDVLDTRQYRSNQAYGDGWQLPGPESEDPARTLTGDAQEQWLIDGWHRSRALWNVVPQQVTFSRRHNTTTPPSPVSMDSWDGYPASRERVLAGADAAGIENLMVLTGDVHVGYGFDIKRDFADPDSPTVGTEIVATSIASGGNGSEKPANWATYMAANPHMKFYNGRRGYATVALGRESARADFKTLAYATTPGAPLTTAASFVTEAGVPGLKPV from the coding sequence ATGACATCCGCAGCTCGTCAGTCCCAGCACACCCCCGAACTCCGTGCGGTCGCCCGCCACTTGGGCCGTCGCCGCTTTCTGACCGTCACCGGCGCGGCCGCCGCGCTCGCCTTCGCGGTGAATCTGCCCGGCGCGGGCACCGCGAGTGCCGCCGAGCTCGACGCGGCGCAGATCGCCGACGACCCGTTCACGCTCGGCGTGGCCTCCGGCGACCCGCAGCCCGGGTCCGTACTTCTGTGGACCCGGCTGGCGCCCGCCCCGTTCCAACCGGACAGCGGTCTGCCCGCCGCGCGTGTCACCGTCCAGTGGGAGGTGGCGCGTGACGAGAACTTCCGCCGGATCGCCAGACGGGGTGCGGCGACCGCGCACCCCGAGTTCCACCACACCGTGCATGTCGCGGTCGACGGCCTGGACGAGGGCCGTGTCTACTACTACCGCTTCCGGGTGGGCCGTTGGATCAGTCCTACCGGCCGCACTCGCACCGCTCCCGGACACGGCAGCAAGGTCTCCGCGCTGACCTTCGGCGTGGTTTCCTGCCAGCGTTACGACCAGGCCTACTTCACCGCCTACCGGCACCTCGCCGAGGACGACGTGGACCTCGTCTTCCATCTCGGCGACTACCTCTACGAGTACCCGGTCAGCTCCGTCGGCGGCGCCCGCGCCTACCCGGCCGGCACCCTGCCCGACCTGCTCAACCGCGAGACGGTGACGCTGGAGGACTACCGGCTCCGGTATGCGCTCTACAAGTCGGACGCCGACCTCGCCACCGCGCACGCGGCCCACCCGTTCATCGTCACCTGGGACGACCACGAGACCGAGAACAACTACGCCGACGACATCCCGGAGAACAGCGTCCCGCCGGAGGAGTTCCTGATCCGCAGGGCCGCCGCCTATCGCGCCTACTGGGAGAACATGCCGCTGCGCCGCCCCCAGCTGCCCGACGGCCCCGACCTCCAGCTCTACCGGCGTCTGCACTGGGGCCGGCTCGCCCAGTTCGACGTGCTGGATACCCGGCAGTACCGCTCCAACCAGGCGTACGGCGACGGCTGGCAGCTGCCCGGGCCGGAGTCCGAGGACCCGGCGCGCACGCTGACCGGCGACGCGCAGGAGCAGTGGCTGATCGACGGCTGGCACCGCTCGCGCGCGCTGTGGAACGTGGTCCCGCAGCAGGTCACCTTCTCCCGCCGGCACAACACCACCACGCCGCCCTCCCCGGTCTCCATGGACTCCTGGGACGGCTACCCGGCCTCCCGCGAGCGCGTCCTCGCCGGTGCCGACGCGGCCGGCATCGAGAACCTGATGGTCCTCACCGGCGACGTCCACGTGGGCTACGGCTTCGACATCAAGCGGGACTTCGCCGACCCCGACTCCCCGACCGTCGGCACGGAGATCGTCGCCACCTCGATCGCCAGCGGCGGCAACGGCTCCGAGAAGCCTGCCAATTGGGCCACTTACATGGCCGCCAACCCGCATATGAAGTTCTACAACGGGCGGCGCGGCTATGCGACGGTCGCGCTGGGCCGGGAGTCGGCGCGGGCCGACTTCAAGACCCTTGCCTACGCGACGACGCCGGGCGCGCCGCTGACGACGGCCGCGTCCTTCGTGACGGAGGCGGGGGTGCCGGGGCTCAAGCCGGTGTGA
- a CDS encoding DUF6597 domain-containing transcriptional factor: MEFVGRVPAPPLDRFIDDIYCLTGVPRHRRMNVPPMPSAHLFIKLGGPARLWDSDPSVPSAVFTDGWFMGVWTRRFLVEYPASVRLVGVHFKQGAHHARHRRWR; this comes from the coding sequence ATGGAATTCGTCGGCCGGGTGCCCGCCCCGCCGCTCGACCGGTTCATTGATGACATCTACTGCCTGACCGGGGTGCCGCGGCACCGTCGGATGAACGTTCCGCCGATGCCGTCGGCGCATCTGTTCATCAAGCTGGGTGGACCCGCCCGCCTGTGGGATTCCGATCCTTCGGTGCCGTCGGCAGTGTTCACCGATGGGTGGTTCATGGGGGTATGGACGAGGCGTTTCCTCGTCGAGTACCCGGCCTCGGTGCGGCTCGTCGGGGTGCACTTCAAGCAAGGCGCACATCACGCTCGGCATCGCCGGTGGCGCTAG